In Oryza glaberrima chromosome 8, OglaRS2, whole genome shotgun sequence, the following are encoded in one genomic region:
- the LOC127781590 gene encoding indole-2-monooxygenase-like, whose amino-acid sequence MKQLAMELNNTEPLTASRAQAAAVFLLLPVALLLLLLRFARATTMAGDRNSELLLSKLPSPPLRLPVIGHMHLVGSLPHVSLRDLAAKHGRDGLMLVHLGSVPTLVVSSPRAAEAVLRTHDLAFASRPRAMVPDIITYGATDSCYGPYGDHFRKVRKAVTVHLLNSHKVQAYRPAREEEVRLVIAKLRGAAAMAGAPVDMTELLHSFANDLICRAVSGKFFREEGRNKLFRELIDTNASLLGGFNLEDYFPSLARTKLLSKVICVRAMRVRRRWDQLLDKLIDDHATRLVRRHDHDQQQDSDFIDILLYHQEEYGFTMDNIKAIPVDMFEAGTDTSYLVLESAMVELMRKPHLLAKLKDEVRRVIPKGQEIVNEDNIVDMVYLKAVIKETLRLHPPAPLYIPHLSREDCSISGYMIPTGIRVFVNAWALGRDAKFWDMPDEFLPERFMDSNIDFKGHDFYYLLFESGRRMCPGIHSATVTLEIMLANLMYCFNWKLPAGVKEEDIDMTEVFGLTVHRKEKLFLVPQAA is encoded by the exons ATGAAGCAATTAGCAATGGAGCTCAACAACACCGAGCCATTAACAGCTAGTAGGGCACAAGCAGCAGCCGTGTTCTTGCTCCTTCCCGTCgcgctcctgctgctgctgctccgcttTGCGCGAGCAACGACAATGGCAGGAGATCGCAACAGCGAGCTTCTTCTGAGCAAgctcccttcgccgccgctgagGCTGCCGGTGATCGGCCACATGCACCTCGTCGGCTCCCTCCCACATGTCTCCCTCCGAGACCTCGCCGCCAAACATGGCCGCGACGGCCTCATGCTCGTCCACCTCGGCTCCGTCCCCACCCTCGTCgtctcctcgccgcgcgccgccgaggccgtcCTCCGCACCCACGACCTCGCCTTCGCGTCGCGGCCGCGCGCCATGGTCCCCGACATCATCACCTACGGCGCCACCGACTCGTGCTACGGCCCCTACGGCGACCATTTCCGCAAGGTCAGGAAGGCGGTCACCGTCCACCTGCTCAACTCCCACAAGGTGCAGGCCTACCGCCCCgcccgggaggaggaggtgcggcTGGTGATCGCCAAgctccgcggcgcggcggcgatggcgggcgCGCCGGTGGACATGACCGAGCTCCTCCACTCCTTCGCCAACGACCTCATCTGCCGCGCCGTGTCCGGCAAGTTCTTCCGGGAGGAAGGGCGGAACAAGCTCTTCCGGGAGCTCATCGACACCAACGCCTCGCTCCTGGGAGGGTTCAACCTAGAGGATTACTTCCCGAGCTTGGCGAGGACGAAGCTGCTCAGCAAGGTCATCTGCGTCAGGGCAATGAGGGTCAGGAGAAGATGGGACCAGCTGCTCGACAAGCTCATCGATGACCATGCCACCAGGTTGGTGCGCCGCCACGATCATGATCAGCAACAAGACAGTGACTTCATCGACATCTTGCTCTACCATCAGGAAGAGTATGGCTTCACCATGGACAACATCAAAGCTATACCTGTC GACATGTTTGAAGCAGGCACGGACACATCGTACTTAGTTCTAGAATCTGCCATGGTTGAGCTCATGCGCAAGCCACACCTCCTAGCCAAGCTAAAGGACGAGGTGAGGAGGGTCATACCGAAAGGACAAGAAATAGTCAATGAAGATAATATTGTCGACATGGTTTATTTAAAGGCTGTTATCAAGGAGACACTACGGCTGCACCCACCAGCTCCTCTCTACATCCCCCACCTGTCTAGAGAAGATTGCAGTATCAGCGGCTACATGATCCCTACAGGAATACGTGTATTCGTCAATGCATGGGCACTCGGTAGGGATGCTAAATTCTGGGACATGCCAGATGAGTTCCTACCGGAGAGATTCATGGATTCAAACATTGATTTTAAGGGACATGATTTTTATTACCTACTGTTTGAGTCTGGACGAAGAATGTGTCCTGGAATTCACTCAGCAACGGTTACCCTCGAGATTATGCTGGCTAACCTTATGTACTGTTTCAACTGGAAGCTACCAGCAGGTGTGAAGGAGGAGGATATTGATATGACAGAGGTGTTTGGATTGACAGTGCATCGGAAGGAGAAGCTCTTCTTAGTCCCGCAAGCTGCCTAA